Within the Iodidimonas sp. SYSU 1G8 genome, the region ATCAGCACGTTGGTCTTGGCCCGGAGAACCTCGCGGGATTCCTGCAGCACCAGTTCGACGACGCGCGGATCCTTGCCGGTCACCCCGGCCAGTTCCTCGGCGCGGGCGGACGGCATCACGGTACCGAGCGAGACGAGGCGCCCCTCGGCCTTGGAGATGATCTTCTGCGCCACCACGACGATGTCGCCGGCCGCGAGGCTCTCGCCCATGGCGGCGAGGCCGTCGAGGATGAAGGACGCAAGATCGTCGCCCGGCTGAACCAGCGGAATGCCGGGAATGGCAAAGATGCTCAGCCGGGTCGACATGGCGGCGGCCTAGGCCGCTTCGCCCGGCGTACCGGTGATCTTGATACCCGAGCCGATGATCTTGTAACGGCGGTTGATGGTGATCAGCACCGAGGTCAGCGCCTCGGCCGCCGAGGAATTCGCCAGCGGACCGGCATGCCACCCCTTCAGGCCCGCATCTTCCACCAGCCCCACCACTACGTCGCGGGCATCGATATCGTCACCCGACACCAGCACGTCGCATTCGATGTGATGGTCGCTGTTCAGATGCTCGGCGCCGATGTTCTGGAACGCCGCGACGACCTTCACGCCTTCGCCCACGAAGGCCTGGGCGCGAACGGCGGCGGAATCCTCTTCCGGCAGCTGCACGCGGCCGACTTTCGGCGGCACCAGCGGCACGGTGGCATCGATCAGGATCTTGCCTTGCACGCCGTCCTTGATCACTTCAAGCATGGGACGCTGGTTCGAGAACGGCACGGTGAGCGCGACGATCTCGGCTGCCGCCGCCGCCGCGCCATTGTCCATGCCGACGATGTCGCCGCCGATTTCGCCCTTCAGCGCCTCGGCCGCTTCCTGTGCCTTGCCCGCCTCGCGCGAGCCGATGATGACCTTGTGGCCGGCCTTGGCCCAGCGCCGCGCAAGGCCCCCGCCCAGGGCGCCGGTTCCGCCAATCACCGCGATGGTCCGCTTGGTCTCAGCCATGTCTTTCCCTTTCGGTTCTGTCTGTTTTTTCGGTTGTGTAGCACGGTTGGCAATACTGGAAGCACCAAAAAAGATGTGCCAAGGTATCCGCCACTTCGGGAAACCGGCGGCCAATGACCGCCGGCCTGTCCATAAAAGGGGAGATACGGATGAAGATCGGCTTCAACATGCCGCAGCTGACGAATTTCGCCAGCCAGAAGGCGGTGCACGAGTTCGCCACCATTGCTGACAAGATGGGATACGACTCGCTCTGGGTGCAGGATCACTTCCTGTATCCGGAAAATCCGGTGCAGAGCCACCCCGTTCATCAGCACAAGCTGGGCAAGGACAAGATCGTCCAGTGGCCCGATGCCTATTCCAGCATGCTGGCCCCACTGGAAGCGCTTGCTTATGTGGCGGGCATCACCAAGAACATCCGTCTCGGCACCTCGATTCTGGTGTTCGGTTACCATCGCCCCGTAACCCTGGCCAAGCAGGTCGCGACCATCGACGTATTGTCGAACGGGCGCTTCGATCTGGGTCTGGGACTGGGCTGGGCGACGGAGGAATTCGCCCACATGGACACGCCGTTCGGCAAGCGCGGCGAACGCTGCTCCGACTTCATCCGCGCCCTGCGCGCCGCCTGGGACGAAAACCCCACGGCCTATGACGGCCCGTTCTACAATTTCCCAAAGGGTCAGACCTCGCCCAAGCCGGTGCAGCGCGACTGGAACGGCAAGTCCGCCGTGCCCGTGCTCGGCGCGTTCCTCAACGACCAGGGCTTCGACCGCGTCGCCGAGCTGTGCGACAAATGGCACCCGGCCGGCCATCCGCCGGAACTGGCCGCCATGCGGCTGGCCCAGATCAACAAGATCGCCGAGGAAAAGTACAAGCGCGAGCCGCTGAAGTGCGTGATGCGCGTGTTTGCCGCCCCCATGCTGCCCGGCATCAAGCAGATCGGCGAACAGCTCATGCAGCCCAACTGGGTCGGCACCGCCGACGACATGATGCCGCACCTCAAGGCCGCCAAGGCCGCCGGCATGGACGAGATCGTCATCGACTGCAGCTTCTTCCATGAAATGCGGGGCGACGAGGACTGGATCTCCCAGCCCGAGTTCTTCCGTCCGCTCCTGGAAGAAGCCAAGAGCTGACACGCACGGAGGGTTTGCCTTGTGACGGGCCATTACCGCCCGCCACGAGGCACCATCCGGACAGACGGCGGGCGCTTTGCTGCGCCGACACGGGGAACGGATGGAGGGGGCCGCTATCCGCGAGAAACCGAATATTTGGGCGCTGCTGCCTGTCAAACGCCTGAAAGGCGCCAAGCAGCGGCTGTCGCCCGTGTTGAGCGAGATGGAACGCACCGAACTGGCGCGCGCCATGCTGCTCGATGTGCTGCTCGCCCTGCGCCATGCGTGGGGCCTGGCGGGCGTGGCCGTGGTCACCGCCGATACCGAGGCCCGAAACCTGGCGCGCCAGCATGGCGCCACGCTGATCGGCGAGACCGACGGCGGCCTGAACGAGGCGCTGGACAATGCGCGCCTGACGCTGCACGCCCAAGGCGCGACCAGCGCGCTCATCGTCCATGGCGACCTCCCCCTCGCCACGGCCGAAGAGATCACCACCCTGATCGACGCCCATCCGCCGGGTCCCGCCGCCACTTTCGTGCCCGCGCGCGATGGCGGCACCAACGCCATGCTGACCACGCCCGTCGACCCGTTTCCCCTGTCCTATGGCGAGGGCAGTTTCGCCCGCCACAAGGCCGCCGCCGAAGCGGCCGGTCTGGCCACGGCCTCGCTCGTGTTGCCGGGGCTGCAGCTGGACATAGATACACCCGAGGATCTGGCCGAGTTGCTGCGCCGGGGCGCTGGCGGCCATACCATGGATTATTTACTGGCGAGCCATGTTGCCACCCGGTTACAACAGGCGGCAGGCAATTCATCGGGAAGTGAACAGTGAACCGCGAGGTCGTGTCCTATCTGGAGAAGGTCGAGGCGGGCCATCGTCCGACGCGCGCCGAAGCCCTGTTGCTGGCGGCGGAAACGGATGTGCCGCGCCTGATGGCCACGGCCGCCTATCTGCGCGACCAGGGCCACCGCAACATCATCACCTTTTCCAAGAAGGTGTTCATCCCGCTCACCCATCTGTGTCGCGACGTCTGCCATTACTGCACCTTCGCCCAGCCGCCGAAGAAGGGCGAGCAGGTGTTCATGACGCCCGAACAGGTTCTGGAAATCGCCCGGCAAGGCGCGGCCATGGGCTGTAAGGAAGCGCTGTTTACTCTCGGCGACAAACCGGAGCTGCGCTACAAGGCGGCCCGCGACGCGCTCGCCGCGCTGGGGCACGAAACCACCCTCTCCTATCTGGCCGCCATGGCCCGGCTCGTGCACGAGGAAACCGGGCTGTTCCCGCACCTCAACCCGGGCCTGATGACGGACGAGGACCTTGCCATGCTGCGGCCGCTGGCGCCGTCCATGGGCATCATGCTAGAGAGCACCGCCACCAGCCTGCTGGAAAAGGGCAAGCCGCATCACGGCAGCCCCGACAAGGAGCCGGAAGTGCGGCTCGAAGGACTGCGCCGCGCCGGACGCGCGCAGGTGCCATTCACCTCGGGCATCCTGATCGGCATTGGCGAGACCCGCGCGGAGCGGATCGAGAGCCTGCTCGCCCTGCGCGACATTCATGACGAGTTCGGCAATTTGCAGGAAGTCATCATTCAGAACTTCCGCGCCAAGCCGGGCACCCGCATGTCGGACGCGCCCGAGCCGGATCTGGACGAGCTCCTGTGGACCCTGGCGATCACCCGCATCGTCTTCGGCCCGGAGATGAACATCCAGGTGCCGCCGAACCTCAGCCCCGGTCAGCTTCAGCCACTCGTCGCGGCCGGCATCAACGATTGGGGTGGCGTCTCGCCGCTGACGCCGGATTTCGTCAATCCGGAAGCGCCTTGGCCACACCTCGACAAGCTGGCCGCCGAAACCGCCGCGACCGGCAAGCTGCTGGTCGAGCGCCTCACCATCTATCCCGAATACGCCCTGCGGCCCGAGCGCTGGCTCGACAAGGCCATGCGCACGCCGGTCATCCAGGCCATCGATTCGGAAGGCTATCCGCGCACCGAGGAATGGTCGCCCGGCGAGGACACGCCGCCGCCGGCGAGCGACATCGCCCTGCTGAACGCGCCCATGCCGGCGCGGATCGATCCGTGGCTGAAGTCCATCCTGGACCGGGCAAGCGCGGGCGAGCGCCTCAACGAGGCCGAGATCTCCCGGCTGTTCCTGGCGCGCGGCGACGAATTCACCGCCGTCTGCCGTACCGCCGACACGCTGCGCCGTGCGGTGAAGGGCGACACGGTGACCTATGTGGTCAACCGCAACATCAACTACACCAATGTCTGCTACTTCAAGTGCCAGTTCTGCGCCTTCTCCAAGGGCAAGCTGACCGAGAACCTGCGCGGCAAGCCCTATGTCCTCGGCATGGACGAGATCCAGCGCCGCACCCGGGAAGCCTGGTCGCGCGGCGCCACGGAAGTGTGCATGCAGGGCGGCATCCATCCGTCCTATACGGGCCAGACCTATATCGACATCACCCGTGCGGTGAAGGAAGCGGTGCCCGGCATGCACGTGCACGCCTTCTCGCCGCTGGAAGTCTGGCAGGGCGCGGAAACCCTCGGCATTTCGCTGAAGGAATTCCTGATCCGCCTGAAGGACGCCGGCCTCGGCACCTTGCCCGGCACCGCCGGTGAAGTGCTGGACGACGAGGTCCGGAACATCCTGTGCCCGGACAAGATCAATACCGCCCAGTGGTTCGAGGTGATGGAGACCGCGCACGGCCTGGGCATCCGCACGACCTCGACCATCATGTACGGCCATGTGGATGCCCCGATCAACTGGGCGCGCCATCTGCTCGGCCTGCGCGACCTGCAGGCCAGGACCGGCGGCTTCACCGAATTCGTGCCGCTGCCCTTCGTCCACATGGAAGCCCCCATCTACCTGAAGGGCCGCGCCCGCAAGGGACCGACCTTCCGCGAGGCCGTGCTGATGCACGCCGTCGCCCGCCTCGCGCTGCACCCGCTCATCCCCAACATCCAGACCAGCTGGGTCAAGATGGGGCCGGAAGGCGTCAAGGCCTGCCTGAACGCGGGCGTCAACGACATGGGCGGCACGCTGATGAACGAGACCATCACACGCTCCGCCGGCGCGAACCACGGTCAGGAGATGGAGCCCTACCGGATGGAAGACATCATCCGCGGCAATGGCCGGGCGCCCGAGCAGCGTTCGACCGCCTATGGCGACGTCGCCGACGAACGCATCCGCGTGTCGTTCCAGGCGGCGCCGCTCGAGGATTTGCGCTTCACCGCCGCCAAGGAATACGAGCGCGGCTGAGCCGTCTCAGCGATAGACCTTGAAGCTCATCGCTAGCAGTACCGGCATGTCGCCGTAATCGGCCAGTGCCGGGCTGGCCGCGGCCTCGTGCGGCGGCAGCCGGATTTCACGGAACTCAACCAGTGTCAGGCCGGCATCATCGGCGGCCTGCAGGTAGTCCGACGCCAGATGCGGATAGGTCGGATCGGCGTCTTCCCGGCTGCGGCCGAGCACGCTGTCGCGCAGCGCGACGAAGGGATGGATTTCCACGGCATGCACCACCCCGCCCGGCTGCGTCAGCCGCTTCGCCTCGGCGAGCGGTGCCCGGGGATCGGCGCAATACTCCAGCACCAGATCGACCAGCGTCACGTCGGCGCTGGCGCGCAGCAGCGGAATCGGCCGGCGGATATCGTGATGAATGAGATCGACCGGCGCATCCTCGAACCGCCGCGCCGCGGCCGCGAGCAGGCGCTGCGAGGGATCGACCCCCGTGACCGCCTCGGCCCCCGCCGCGACGAATGACGCGATGTTCTCGCCGGCGCCGCACCCCATTTCCAGAACCCGCTTGCCCATCACATCGCACAGATGCGCGCGAACGAAGTCGGCGGCAAATCGCACCAGCGGATTGTCGTAGCGGTCATTGGCGGGCGACCACGCGACGCGCGCGTCATGGCCGCTGAAGATAGTGGTGCGTAGGGTTGCGTGGCCGGTGTCGTTCCGCATTCGCTCTTTCCAGCGCCTTCCGCTCCCCTCCCGAGGGAGGTGGCGACAAGACAAATCAGAAGAGCGACGTGGCCCGGCGTCGCTTGCGAATGAGACTAGATAGAATTTGAAGGAATTGGAAGCGCTGTTTCAGAATTCCCGACCTGACGCTCAGGACGATGCGACCCGAGCCGCGGCCACGCCCGCGACCGAGCAGACGCTGGTCAGTACGCCGCCCCAGATCATGTCGACGATGGACAGGCCCAGGGGCCAGTTCTTCAGCGTCGCCAGGTTGGTCAGGTCGTACGTGCCATAGGCGAGCAGCCCGAGCAGGAAGCCGTAGAGAGCCGCCGTCTTGAGCGACTGCGCCGCGATGGCCGGCACCATGGCGAAGAACAGCACGCCGCCGAGATACATCAGATAGAACACGACCGCCGCGGGCATGTTGAACGGTTGCCGCAACAGACCGCCCAGTTCGGCATGATAATACCCCTTGGCGATGACGCCGAGCCAGAGCAGGTCCAGCACGATGAAGACGATGGCGGCGGCCCCATAGGCCCAGACATAGGTCATGACGATGATTCTCCCCGCATGCTGACGGAATGCCGCATGGTGTCATCATGCGACCCTCATACGGTCCAACGCCACCATCGGATTTATGCTCCCGTCTCATTCCCGCCGGAATCTGTTGCGATTGATTATCAATCGTGATTTAAGGTTCGCGAGGCGTCCGTTCGGCCGTTCTCCGGCATCACCGAGCAGGCAGTTCCATCATCCATGCGAGAGACTCCCCCGCAGCGCAGGGCCTTCTGGCTGAAGCATCTGCACCGCTGGCACTGGATCAGCGCGGCATTGAGCCTGATCGGCATGCTGCTGTTCGCGGCGACGGGAATCACGCTCAATAACGCGGCCCATATCGAGGCCAGCCCCAGTGTCGTCACCCGGGAAGGCGTGTTGCCCGAGCCGCTTCGCGCGGAACTGGCCGCCGCGGGAGAGGCGCCGACCCTGCCGCTCTCCATCGAGCGCTGGCTGGCGGCGGAGCTGGGCGTGACAATCTCCGGACACGAGGCCGAGCGGTCTTCCGGCGAAGTCTACATCGCCTTGCCGCGGCCGGGCGGCGACGCCTGGCTGACCATCGATACCCAGAGCGGCGACGTGGCCTATGAACTGACCCGGCGCGGCTGGATCTCGTACCTGAACGACCTGCACAAGGGCCGCAACACTGGCATCGTCTGGAGCTGGTTCCTCGATGTCTTCGCCGGGGCCTGCGTCGTGTTCTGTCTCACGGGACTTTTCCTGCTGCAGCTTCATGCCGGCAACCGACCGGCCACATGGCCGGTGGTCGGCGCGGGTCTCGCGATCCCGCTGCTGCTGGCCCTTCTGTTCATTCACTGAGGAGGTAAAACGCGTGCGCATCCTGCTTCCCGCCGCCCTGACCGGCCTGATCGCCAGCCCGGCACTGGCCGCGGACATGACCGTCAAGGTCGAGATCCCCAAACTCAGCGTGGCCGAATACCACAAGCCCTATGTCGCCATCTGGATCGAGGGCGCCGACAAGTCCGTGACCAATCTGGCCGTCTGGTACGACGTGAAGATGAAGGACAATGAAGGCACCAAATGGCTCAAGGACATGCGCCAGTGGTGGCGCAAGAGTGGCCGCGAACTGGCCATGCCGGTCGATGGCCTCAGCGGCGCGACCCAGGCGCCGGGCGAGCATACCATCGACTTCAGCGGCGCCGCCGGGCCGCTCGCCGCGCTCAAGCCGGGCGACTACACCCTCTACGTGGAAGCCGCCCGCGAAGTCGGTGGCCGTGAACTGCTGAAACTGCCCTTCACCTGGCCCGCCAAGGCCGCAAGCACCGAAAGCGTCACGGGCTCGTCCGAGCTCGGCGCCATCACCCTCGACCTGAAACCATGAAAAACGGGAGGCACATCATGAGGACGTCCTACAAGGCGGCGGCGATCGCCCTGGCCCTGAGCCTGGCCACGCCCATGGCCGCGCACGCCCACCGGTCCTGGCTGCTGCCGTCGGCCACGGT harbors:
- the npdG gene encoding NADPH-dependent F420 reductase, whose protein sequence is MAETKRTIAVIGGTGALGGGLARRWAKAGHKVIIGSREAGKAQEAAEALKGEIGGDIVGMDNGAAAAAAEIVALTVPFSNQRPMLEVIKDGVQGKILIDATVPLVPPKVGRVQLPEEDSAAVRAQAFVGEGVKVVAAFQNIGAEHLNSDHHIECDVLVSGDDIDARDVVVGLVEDAGLKGWHAGPLANSSAAEALTSVLITINRRYKIIGSGIKITGTPGEAA
- a CDS encoding TIGR03619 family F420-dependent LLM class oxidoreductase, giving the protein MKIGFNMPQLTNFASQKAVHEFATIADKMGYDSLWVQDHFLYPENPVQSHPVHQHKLGKDKIVQWPDAYSSMLAPLEALAYVAGITKNIRLGTSILVFGYHRPVTLAKQVATIDVLSNGRFDLGLGLGWATEEFAHMDTPFGKRGERCSDFIRALRAAWDENPTAYDGPFYNFPKGQTSPKPVQRDWNGKSAVPVLGAFLNDQGFDRVAELCDKWHPAGHPPELAAMRLAQINKIAEEKYKREPLKCVMRVFAAPMLPGIKQIGEQLMQPNWVGTADDMMPHLKAAKAAGMDEIVIDCSFFHEMRGDEDWISQPEFFRPLLEEAKS
- the cofC gene encoding 2-phospho-L-lactate guanylyltransferase, whose product is MEGAAIREKPNIWALLPVKRLKGAKQRLSPVLSEMERTELARAMLLDVLLALRHAWGLAGVAVVTADTEARNLARQHGATLIGETDGGLNEALDNARLTLHAQGATSALIVHGDLPLATAEEITTLIDAHPPGPAATFVPARDGGTNAMLTTPVDPFPLSYGEGSFARHKAAAEAAGLATASLVLPGLQLDIDTPEDLAELLRRGAGGHTMDYLLASHVATRLQQAAGNSSGSEQ
- the cofH gene encoding 5-amino-6-(D-ribitylamino)uracil--L-tyrosine 4-hydroxyphenyl transferase CofH, with amino-acid sequence MLAAETDVPRLMATAAYLRDQGHRNIITFSKKVFIPLTHLCRDVCHYCTFAQPPKKGEQVFMTPEQVLEIARQGAAMGCKEALFTLGDKPELRYKAARDALAALGHETTLSYLAAMARLVHEETGLFPHLNPGLMTDEDLAMLRPLAPSMGIMLESTATSLLEKGKPHHGSPDKEPEVRLEGLRRAGRAQVPFTSGILIGIGETRAERIESLLALRDIHDEFGNLQEVIIQNFRAKPGTRMSDAPEPDLDELLWTLAITRIVFGPEMNIQVPPNLSPGQLQPLVAAGINDWGGVSPLTPDFVNPEAPWPHLDKLAAETAATGKLLVERLTIYPEYALRPERWLDKAMRTPVIQAIDSEGYPRTEEWSPGEDTPPPASDIALLNAPMPARIDPWLKSILDRASAGERLNEAEISRLFLARGDEFTAVCRTADTLRRAVKGDTVTYVVNRNINYTNVCYFKCQFCAFSKGKLTENLRGKPYVLGMDEIQRRTREAWSRGATEVCMQGGIHPSYTGQTYIDITRAVKEAVPGMHVHAFSPLEVWQGAETLGISLKEFLIRLKDAGLGTLPGTAGEVLDDEVRNILCPDKINTAQWFEVMETAHGLGIRTTSTIMYGHVDAPINWARHLLGLRDLQARTGGFTEFVPLPFVHMEAPIYLKGRARKGPTFREAVLMHAVARLALHPLIPNIQTSWVKMGPEGVKACLNAGVNDMGGTLMNETITRSAGANHGQEMEPYRMEDIIRGNGRAPEQRSTAYGDVADERIRVSFQAAPLEDLRFTAAKEYERG
- a CDS encoding class I SAM-dependent methyltransferase; protein product: MRNDTGHATLRTTIFSGHDARVAWSPANDRYDNPLVRFAADFVRAHLCDVMGKRVLEMGCGAGENIASFVAAGAEAVTGVDPSQRLLAAAARRFEDAPVDLIHHDIRRPIPLLRASADVTLVDLVLEYCADPRAPLAEAKRLTQPGGVVHAVEIHPFVALRDSVLGRSREDADPTYPHLASDYLQAADDAGLTLVEFREIRLPPHEAAASPALADYGDMPVLLAMSFKVYR
- a CDS encoding DUF2177 family protein, which translates into the protein MTYVWAYGAAAIVFIVLDLLWLGVIAKGYYHAELGGLLRQPFNMPAAVVFYLMYLGGVLFFAMVPAIAAQSLKTAALYGFLLGLLAYGTYDLTNLATLKNWPLGLSIVDMIWGGVLTSVCSVAGVAAARVASS
- a CDS encoding PepSY-associated TM helix domain-containing protein, producing the protein MRETPPQRRAFWLKHLHRWHWISAALSLIGMLLFAATGITLNNAAHIEASPSVVTREGVLPEPLRAELAAAGEAPTLPLSIERWLAAELGVTISGHEAERSSGEVYIALPRPGGDAWLTIDTQSGDVAYELTRRGWISYLNDLHKGRNTGIVWSWFLDVFAGACVVFCLTGLFLLQLHAGNRPATWPVVGAGLAIPLLLALLFIH
- a CDS encoding DUF2271 domain-containing protein: MRILLPAALTGLIASPALAADMTVKVEIPKLSVAEYHKPYVAIWIEGADKSVTNLAVWYDVKMKDNEGTKWLKDMRQWWRKSGRELAMPVDGLSGATQAPGEHTIDFSGAAGPLAALKPGDYTLYVEAAREVGGRELLKLPFTWPAKAASTESVTGSSELGAITLDLKP